A stretch of DNA from Bdellovibrionota bacterium:
GCGTCGGCGCCATTAACGCCGCTTTTATGGCTTCCATGGCCCACGACCCGGTCGCGCAGGGACAAACCCTGCTGAATCTCTGGAGCGACCTTCGCACAGAAAATATTTACCGCCGTGGACCGTTGACCTTGGGAAAATTACTGTTGCGAACTCTGGTGGGAGTCGTATCCCACGTGGCGGGTCTTAAGGGTCTGGCTCGTCCGGACGATCGGTCGCTGCATTTCCGGGGCTTTTTCGACACGGCTCCCTTTTTTCAGTTTCTGCGCGAACATTGTCACTGGGCCAATATCAGCAAGAATATCGATCACGGCGTGATCGAGGCTCTCGCTATTTCCGCCACCAATATGCTCACCGGCCAGTTGGAGATCTTCATCCACAAACGGCTGGAACTGGGTCACAGCGAACGGCTGAATTGCCACATCGGACGGATCAGCCCCCGGCATGTCATGGCCTCCGCTGCCTTGCCCCTTATCTTCCCGCCCGTCCCAATCCACGGCGTTTATTACAACGACGGGGCGATGCGCCTGAACACCCCCCTCGCACCCGCAGTTTCGCTGGGCGCAGCGAGAATCCTGATCATCGGAACCCGATATCATCCCACCGTCGAGGATCTCGACACGCAGATTCGAATGACGGTCTCGCGCCAGCCCACTCTGGGCGATGTCCTGGGAAAGCTTTTTCACGCGATTCTTGTGGATCGTCTCGATTCCGACCAGGAACAGGTGGACCGCATTAATCGAATTCTCACGGCCTGTGCCACGCACCTCGATCCGGACGCGTATCACGCGATTTGCACCCAGGCCGGCGTTCAACGGATCGAAACGCTTTCGATCGAACCCACGGCGAACATCGCCAACCTCGTCGATGAAACCGCCCGCGGTTCGCTTCAAAACCTTCGAACCATGGGAATTTTGGAGCGGTTCGTTCTGCGAGTCCTGGAAACCGATCCGGGCCAGGGGAGCGACTTCCTCAGTTACTTTCTTTTTGAACCGAGTTACCTGAAAAAGCTCATTGATCTCGGCTACGAAGACGCGAGACG
This window harbors:
- a CDS encoding patatin-like phospholipase family protein is translated as MPPKRKVRTALVLSGGGTRGAYEVGVVHYLRTKLPSRLAEGLQFDIHCGSSVGAINAAFMASMAHDPVAQGQTLLNLWSDLRTENIYRRGPLTLGKLLLRTLVGVVSHVAGLKGLARPDDRSLHFRGFFDTAPFFQFLREHCHWANISKNIDHGVIEALAISATNMLTGQLEIFIHKRLELGHSERLNCHIGRISPRHVMASAALPLIFPPVPIHGVYYNDGAMRLNTPLAPAVSLGAARILIIGTRYHPTVEDLDTQIRMTVSRQPTLGDVLGKLFHAILVDRLDSDQEQVDRINRILTACATHLDPDAYHAICTQAGVQRIETLSIEPTANIANLVDETARGSLQNLRTMGILERFVLRVLETDPGQGSDFLSYFLFEPSYLKKLIDLGYEDARRHHDALAAFAERAIEHKPVE